From the genome of Pseudomonas sihuiensis:
CCGGCGCTGATCGTCACGCCGTTGACCTTCCTCGGCGGCGCCTTCTACTCCATCAGCATGCTGCCGCCGGCCTGGCAGACGGTGACCCTGTTCAACCCGGTGGTGTACCTGATCAGCGCATTCCGCTGGAGCTTCTACGGCGTGTCTGACGTCAATGTCGGCGTCAGCCTGGCCATGGTGCTGGGCTTCCTGGCGCTGTGCATCCTGCTGGTGGGCTGGATCTTCAAGACCGGTTACCGGCTCAAGAGCTGAGCTTGGCATTCGCGGCTGAAGCCGCTCCTCGTCTAAGCCTGTAGGGCGGGTGCAACCCGCCATGAATAGGTGGCGGGTTGCACCCGCCCTACGGGAGGCGCTTCAGCGGCGACTGATTTCGAGTCGTCGCGGCTAAAGCCCCTCCCACAGAATCAGCCTTCGTCACTTCACCCGCAGTTCGCACTCGAAGGTTTCTGCCGGTGGCACGTTCTGCTCCCACGGTTGCTGGTAGGTCAGCAGCAGGCGACCTTCGCCTGGCTCGCGCGCGGTGAAGCGCCAGGTGGAAATACCGCCAGCGCCCACCAGTCCGGCGTCTTCGGGATTGCTGTATACCTCGGGGCCGAGGCTTTGCAGCACGTTCGCCGCGCCATCACGGACTTCCCAGCGAAAGCCGGTGGTGGGGTTGCTGGGCAGGCTGAGAATCAGTTGCTGGCCCTTGTTCAGCGTCAGCGGGCACTGCCGGTCCTTCTTCAATTCCAGCGTGCCGGATTGATGGGCGCAGGCCGTAAGCAGGGCCAGGGCGGGCAGGGTGAGCAGGCGCAAGGTGGCATGCATGACGAACTCCAGTCGACGAAACCTGGCCCAGCATAGCGGCATAGACCTGTCGGTGGCGACCGTAGAGGTGCGCGGTTTGCTGTAGGAGCGAGCTCTGCTCGCGAATGTCGGCGGGCCTGAAAAGCTTCGCCAGCAGAGCTTGCTCCTACATACGCCTCTTTAGTCGAACAGCACTTTCGCCACATCGCCGTAGCGCTTGGCGAAGTGCACGGTCAGGCCTTCCTTGAGGTAGTCCGGCAACTCCTCGTAACTGCCGCGGTTGGCCTCCGGCAGGATCAGTTCGAAGATCTTCTGCCGCCGCGCCGCGATCACCTTCTCGCGTACG
Proteins encoded in this window:
- a CDS encoding protease inhibitor I42 family protein, translating into MHATLRLLTLPALALLTACAHQSGTLELKKDRQCPLTLNKGQQLILSLPSNPTTGFRWEVRDGAANVLQSLGPEVYSNPEDAGLVGAGGISTWRFTAREPGEGRLLLTYQQPWEQNVPPAETFECELRVK